A single region of the Kineosporiaceae bacterium SCSIO 59966 genome encodes:
- a CDS encoding acyl-CoA dehydrogenase — protein sequence MTQPTRPQSTRPQSPRPRPVAPLDLLDVDSLLTEQERDVQRTVRRFCGDRVRPHVADWFAAGDLPVRELAREMGGLGLLGMHLQGYGCAGTSAVEYGLACLELEAADSGVRSLVSVQGSLAMYALHAYGSEEHKQEWLPRMAAGEAIGCFGLTEPDHGSDPGGMRTRARRDGPDWVLDGTKAWITNGSVADVAVVWARTEDGVRGFVVPTKTPGFTATPVPRKLSLRASVTAELALDGVRLPAGAELPGARGLAGPLGCLTEARFGIVFGAVGAARDCVETALAYTAEREVFDRPLAGYQLTQRKLADMTVALGTSMLLALHLGRLKDAGRLRPEQVSVGKLNNVREALAVAREARTLLGANGITLDYPVMRHASNLESVLTYEGTSEVHTLVVGQALTGHSAFR from the coding sequence GTGACCCAGCCGACCCGACCCCAGTCGACCCGACCCCAGTCGCCGCGACCCCGGCCGGTCGCCCCGCTCGACCTGCTCGACGTCGACTCGCTGCTGACCGAGCAGGAGCGGGACGTCCAGCGGACCGTGCGCCGGTTCTGCGGCGACCGGGTCCGGCCCCACGTGGCCGACTGGTTCGCCGCGGGCGACCTGCCGGTCCGCGAGCTGGCCCGGGAGATGGGCGGTCTCGGCCTGCTCGGGATGCACCTGCAGGGCTACGGGTGCGCCGGCACCAGCGCCGTCGAGTACGGCCTGGCCTGCCTCGAGCTGGAGGCCGCCGACTCCGGCGTCCGCTCGCTGGTCAGCGTCCAGGGGTCGCTGGCGATGTACGCGCTGCACGCCTACGGCAGCGAGGAGCACAAGCAGGAGTGGCTGCCGCGGATGGCCGCGGGCGAGGCGATCGGCTGCTTCGGCCTCACCGAGCCGGACCACGGGTCCGACCCCGGCGGGATGCGGACCCGGGCCCGGCGGGACGGCCCCGACTGGGTGCTCGACGGCACGAAGGCGTGGATCACCAACGGCTCCGTCGCCGACGTCGCCGTGGTGTGGGCCCGCACCGAGGACGGTGTCCGCGGGTTCGTCGTCCCCACGAAAACCCCCGGCTTCACCGCGACCCCGGTGCCGCGCAAGCTCTCCCTGCGCGCCTCGGTGACCGCCGAGCTGGCCCTGGACGGCGTGCGGCTGCCCGCCGGCGCCGAGCTGCCCGGCGCCCGGGGCCTGGCCGGACCGCTGGGCTGCCTCACCGAGGCCCGGTTCGGGATCGTCTTCGGCGCGGTCGGCGCGGCCCGCGACTGCGTGGAGACCGCCCTGGCGTACACCGCGGAGCGGGAGGTGTTCGACCGTCCGCTGGCCGGCTACCAGCTGACCCAGCGCAAGCTCGCCGACATGACCGTGGCCCTCGGCACGTCGATGCTGCTGGCACTGCACCTCGGGCGGTTGAAGGACGCCGGCCGGCTGCGCCCCGAGCAGGTCAGCGTCGGCAAGCTCAACAACGTGCGGGAGGCCCTCGCGGTCGCCCGGGAGGCCCGGACCCTGCTGGGCGCCAACGGCATCACCCTGGACTACCCGGTGATGCGGCACGCCAGCAACCTGGAGTCGGTGCTGACCTACGAGGGCACCTCCGAGGTGCACACCCTCGTCGTCGGGCAGGCCCTCACCGGGCACTCCGCGTTCCGCTGA